One window of Tachysurus vachellii isolate PV-2020 chromosome 21, HZAU_Pvac_v1, whole genome shotgun sequence genomic DNA carries:
- the LOC132863898 gene encoding uncharacterized protein LOC132863898 has protein sequence MTMEMRTVLRVIVTDHDIHKVTLPSKPQTLDSLIEQLGQHLDLPYTFSLQYEDADFNNALVNLTDIADLPEKPTLKVISLVTSPTPGQADTDIISVTSHEESPLTRQDPWPETFEIPSFSVDVEYRLRQGNLLFMRDKTCLKVPRDMKHEVLEKLAEAMYKFKAYPREVDFNDVASALVKKHPCLFEPGSSTGWNGWKNSIKFKMGNYRSKLQRAECTDVLVNSMKRGSQDSPRNVKKPKRFEINFLPNMPSGESESSMESKRLEIVEEMKKRHPSSTLIAQYMDTTFSLRRKELVEKEPSVKETLERWPALFRESQIIAEFNRITSKNLKQEFFSALDTHTSRFLEVFKSKKGTAGKKLSEYLMQMKSANITDVTARRTTVLRGLAVLLGEDTTDFFKTCFDCDIVAPQVSIGILTVVPEDSLMSPQGLPLEVTDTAIILEGVIAMDGLENVPHAMCLVFGLIYALNMEYPSQLKNTFEFIQRVFLSLGHKSLKPKLQSLKKLTVLMCFCVSDGRNKTMLL, from the exons ATGACAATGGAGATGAGAACTGTTTTAAGAGTTATTGTGACTGACCATGACATTCACAAGGTCACGCTTCCTAGCAAACCACAAACCCTGGACTCCCTGATTGAACAGCTTGGGCAGCATCTTGATCTTCCATACACGTTCTCTCTTCAGTATGAAGACGCTGATTTTAACAATGCACTTGTTAACCTTACTGACATTGCAGATTTACCTGAAAAGCCGACTTTGAAGGTAATCTCTCTCGTGACATCACCTACACCAGGCCAGGCCGACACCGACATTATTTCTGTTACCTCTCATGAAGAGTCACCTCTTACACGCCAGGATCCATGGCCAGAAACATTTGAAATTCCCAGCTTTTCCGTGGATGTGGAATATAGACTGCGCCAGGGAAACCTCTTGTTTATGAGAGATAAGACATGCTTGAAAGTTCCCAGGGACATGAAACATGAAGTGCTTGAAAAGCTTGCTGAGGCTATGTACAAATTTAAAGCATATCCCCGTGAAGTAGATTTCAATGATGTTGCATCGGCACTTGTCAAAAAACATCCATGCCTTTTTGAACCAGGCTCCTCCACTGGATGGAACGGATGGAAAAAcagtataaagtttaaaatgggTAATTACAGGAGCAAACTACAGAGAGCTGAATGCACCGATGTTCTTGTTAATTCAATGAAAAGAGGGAGCCAAGATTCTCCAAGAAATGTCAAGAAACCCAAACGATTCGAGATCAATTTTCTACCCAATATGCCTTCTGGTGAAAGTGAAAGCAGCATGGAATCAAAACGATTAGAAATTGTGGAGGAGATGAAGAAACGACATCCGAGTTCTACACTGATAGCACAGTACATGGACACAACCTTTTCGCTAAGAAGAAAAGAGTTGGTTGAAAAGGAGCCTTCAGTAAAAGAGACTTTAGAAAGATGGCCAGCACTCTTCAGGGAAAGTCAG ATTATTGCAGAGTTCAACCGGATCACAAGTAAAAACCTCAAGCAAGAATTCTTCTCAGCCCTAGATACACATACTTCTCGGTTTCTGGAAGTTTTCAAATCAAAGAAAGGCACAGCTGGAAAAAAGCTCTCGGAGTATCTAATGCAAATGAAGTCtgca AACATCACAGATGTCACTGCTCGACGGACAACAGTTCTCCGTGGTCTTGCTGTCCTTCTTGGGGAAGACACTACAGACTTCTTCAAAACATGCTTT gaCTGTGATATTGTTGCACCTCAAGTATCGATAGGAATTCTCACTGTGGTGCCAGAGGACAGCCTGATGTCTCCACAAGGTTTGCCATTGGAGGTCACTGATACAGCAATAATCTTGGAGGGTGTTATAGCAATGGATGGACTTGAGAATGTTCCACATGCCATGTGTCTTGTTTTTGGGCTGATCTATGCTTTAAACATGGAGTACCCTTCACAGCTTAAAAACACTTTTGAGTTCATTCAAAGGGTTTTTCTTTCCCTGGGGCACAAATCTCTCAAACCAAAACTGCAATCACTAAAAAAACTTACTGTTTTAATGTGCTTTTGTGTTTCTGATGGCAGAAACAAGACCATGTTACTGTAG